A region of Anaeromicrobium sediminis DNA encodes the following proteins:
- a CDS encoding YeeE/YedE thiosulfate transporter family protein, with the protein MATLMKEGQQEEKKKKSQMPYGIGALLIALILSVVLWKKQHTYAASWSLGIGIGIVLRYSRFCFASAFRDPFLVGNTKLLRAMLLAMMVSTVGFAIIQSGYINENPINYDLIPGAVTSVGVHVMIGAFVFGIGMVIAGGCSSSVLMRIGEGHALHWVVFLGFLIGTVLGAKDYSFWYDRIIGKSKTIYFPEYLDFKIVVVLQIGVLIILYRLVIWYEEKYWKGI; encoded by the coding sequence ATGGCTACATTAATGAAAGAGGGGCAGCAAGAGGAAAAGAAGAAAAAAAGTCAGATGCCCTACGGAATAGGAGCACTTTTAATAGCATTAATTTTGTCTGTAGTACTATGGAAGAAACAACATACCTATGCCGCATCTTGGAGTTTGGGAATTGGAATTGGAATTGTACTTAGGTATTCTCGGTTTTGTTTTGCATCAGCATTTAGAGATCCTTTTCTTGTTGGTAATACAAAATTACTAAGGGCCATGCTCTTAGCAATGATGGTAAGTACCGTTGGATTTGCTATTATACAATCAGGTTATATTAATGAGAATCCTATTAATTATGACTTAATTCCTGGAGCCGTAACTTCAGTAGGTGTTCATGTGATGATTGGAGCCTTTGTATTTGGAATTGGAATGGTCATTGCAGGAGGATGTAGCTCAAGTGTGTTGATGAGAATTGGTGAAGGACATGCACTTCATTGGGTTGTCTTTTTAGGGTTCTTGATTGGAACTGTTTTAGGAGCAAAAGATTATTCCTTTTGGTATGATCGAATTATTGGTAAATCAAAGACTATTTATTTCCCCGAATATTTAGATTTTAAAATTGTTGTAGTACTTCAAATAGGAGTATTGATAATCTTGTATAGATTAGTTATATGGTATG